A portion of the bacterium genome contains these proteins:
- a CDS encoding cofactor-independent phosphoglycerate mutase, which yields MKYLVLIPDGAADWPVPALGGRTPLEAAATPNLDRIAREGECGRVRTVPDGMDPGSDVAGMSIFGNDPAAVYTGRAPLEAASMGVALADADVAVRCNLVSTGGAAVEDEGAVMADYSAGHISTEEGRRIVADFRESDLYAERFLPAFELFPGVGYRHLLVWRGGSTDAKLVPPHDITGQPLAPHLPQGPAGPNLLGLMALAHPWLLLHPVNRERRGRGLPAADNFWFWGAGRRPALAPFAQRHGLSGAVISAVDLVNGIGVLMGLERVTVPGATGYVETNYRGKAEHALAALARHDVVFVHIEAPDEAGHAGEAAEKVRALERIDAEFLGTALPGLARLGPHRVLVAPDHYTPIARRSHVGEPVPFAIWPRPGAAGAGAARFTEAEVAKTGLAVERGHELLGRLFSQEG from the coding sequence ATGAAATACCTGGTGCTGATCCCCGACGGGGCGGCGGACTGGCCGGTCCCGGCGCTCGGCGGGAGGACGCCGCTGGAGGCCGCGGCGACGCCGAACCTCGACCGCATCGCCCGCGAGGGGGAGTGCGGGCGCGTGCGCACCGTCCCCGACGGGATGGACCCGGGAAGCGACGTCGCCGGCATGAGCATCTTCGGCAACGACCCGGCGGCCGTGTACACCGGGCGGGCGCCGCTGGAGGCCGCGAGCATGGGCGTCGCGCTCGCCGACGCCGATGTCGCCGTGCGCTGCAACCTCGTTTCGACGGGCGGCGCCGCGGTCGAGGACGAGGGCGCCGTGATGGCCGACTACAGCGCCGGCCACATCTCGACCGAGGAGGGGCGGCGGATCGTCGCGGACTTCCGCGAGAGCGACCTCTACGCCGAGCGTTTCCTGCCCGCCTTCGAGCTGTTCCCCGGCGTCGGGTACCGGCACCTGCTGGTGTGGCGCGGGGGTTCGACCGACGCGAAGCTCGTGCCGCCGCACGACATCACCGGCCAGCCGCTGGCGCCGCACCTGCCGCAGGGGCCGGCCGGCCCGAACCTGCTGGGCCTGATGGCGCTCGCGCACCCCTGGCTGCTGCTGCACCCGGTCAACCGCGAGCGGCGCGGCCGCGGGTTGCCGGCGGCGGACAACTTCTGGTTCTGGGGAGCCGGGCGGCGGCCGGCGCTCGCGCCGTTCGCGCAGCGGCACGGCCTGAGCGGGGCGGTGATCTCTGCGGTCGACCTCGTGAACGGCATCGGCGTGCTCATGGGGCTCGAGCGCGTGACGGTGCCGGGCGCCACGGGCTACGTGGAGACGAACTACCGCGGCAAGGCCGAGCACGCGCTGGCGGCGCTGGCGCGCCACGACGTCGTCTTCGTGCACATCGAGGCTCCCGACGAGGCCGGCCACGCGGGCGAGGCCGCAGAGAAGGTCCGTGCGCTCGAGCGCATCGACGCCGAGTTCCTCGGCACGGCGCTGCCCGGGCTGGCGCGGCTCGGGCCCCACCGGGTGCTCGTCGCGCCGGACCACTACACGCCGATCGCGCGCCGCTCGCACGTCGGCGAGCCGGTGCCGTTCGCGATCTGGCCGCGGCCCGGCGCGGCGGGGGCCGGCGCGGCACGCTTCACGGAGGCCGAGGTCGCGAAGACGGGTCTCGCGGTCGAGCGCGGCCACGAGCTGCTCGGCCGCCTCTTCAGCCAAGAGGGATGA
- the smpB gene encoding SsrA-binding protein SmpB produces MQAEPYFEPRQGARRAATEAGWCPPQGEYPPALVGARAGKDCTAVTGRKTAPPGEKIVCVNKRARHEYEILETLEGGLALTGTEVKSLRAGQASIAEGFVAISGNEAWLVDCQIQPYAFGNLNNHDPKRRRKILLHRREIAKLTGKVKEKGLTLVPLKIYFKNGLAKVEIGVGRGRKLHDKREAIKRRDTEREARREMSVKVRV; encoded by the coding sequence TTGCAGGCGGAGCCGTATTTCGAGCCGAGACAAGGCGCGCGACGAGCCGCGACTGAGGCGGGCTGGTGCCCGCCGCAGGGAGAGTATCCCCCCGCACTCGTCGGAGCTCGCGCGGGCAAGGATTGCACCGCAGTCACAGGCCGAAAGACGGCCCCGCCTGGCGAAAAGATCGTCTGCGTCAACAAGCGGGCGCGCCACGAGTACGAGATCCTCGAGACGCTCGAAGGCGGGCTTGCGCTCACGGGCACCGAGGTCAAGAGCCTGCGCGCGGGGCAGGCGAGCATCGCGGAGGGGTTCGTCGCCATCAGCGGCAACGAGGCCTGGCTCGTCGACTGCCAGATCCAGCCCTACGCCTTCGGCAACCTCAACAACCACGACCCGAAGCGCCGCCGCAAGATCCTGCTGCACCGGCGCGAGATCGCCAAGCTCACCGGCAAGGTCAAGGAGAAGGGGCTGACGCTCGTGCCGCTGAAGATCTACTTCAAGAACGGGCTGGCGAAGGTCGAGATCGGCGTCGGGCGCGGCAGGAAGCTCCACGACAAGCGCGAGGCGATCAAGCGCCGGGACACGGAGCGCGAGGCGCGGCGGGAGATGAGCGTCAAGGTCAGGGTGTAG